The following proteins come from a genomic window of Musa acuminata AAA Group cultivar baxijiao chromosome BXJ1-7, Cavendish_Baxijiao_AAA, whole genome shotgun sequence:
- the LOC135678189 gene encoding protein root UVB sensitive 6-like isoform X1 — MAPIALKKSASSAQGLTRGGAPDARGFVRDAVRATLASPPLGSHPTLPQRQADWVQAEIRFGPPVGGLALDAAPAPRVLCCEEIDGRRWSYVVDDGGHPRRGSAVRAVPLQSPMAPLEELMSFVRSYVVPEGFPDSVTPSYVPYMTWRALKYFFGGAMGVFTTRTLLSSVGVSKNRATSGAIAINWILKDGAGRIGKMLFARQGKKFDYDLKQLRFAGDLLMELGAGVELATAAVPHLFLPLACAANVVKNVAAVTSTSTRTPIYKAYAKGENIGDVTAKGESVGNMADLLGTGLCILISKRNPSLVASFAFLSCGYVFSAYQEVKSIVLNTLNRARFTVAVDSFIKTGHVPSLKEGNSKENIFRPPWSKHTSVVLGPRFCDAFQEPTSFIAIEHLFEKERYMVSYNPSKDKIYALLKDQAKSDDILKAAFHAHVLLYFIQLSNTNQALKKLRNSNQSKYEEPILPTNANFLAHMVESCKIVSSSYAIFKRKAAEQGWIMSESLLNPGRARLFSAVHS, encoded by the exons ATGGCTCCGATCGCGTTGAAGAAATCTGCCAGCTCCGCCCAGGGCCTGACCCGTGGGGGCGCCCCGGATGCCCGTGGCTTCGTCCGGGACGCCGTTCGGGCCACCCTCGCCTCGCCCCCGCTCGGATCCCACCCCACTCTGCCGCAGCGGCAGGCGGATTGGGTTCAGGCGGAGATCAGGTTCGGACCGCCCGTGGGCGGGCTCGCCCTCGACGCGGCGCCCGCGCCCAGGGTCCTCTGCTGCGAGGAGATCGACGGGCGGAGGTGGAGCTACGTGGTGGACGATGGTGGTCACCCGCGCAGGGGCTCGGCCGTCCGGGCCGTGCCGTTGCAGAGCCCGATGGCTCCCTTGGAG GAATTGATGTCATTTGTAAGATCTTATGTAGTGCCTGAAGGCTTTCCCGATAGTGTTACCCCTTCATATGTTCCATACATGACTTGGAGAGCTCTGAAG TATTTCTTTGGTGGAGCCATGGGTGTTTTCACGACACGGACACTATTGAGCTCGGTTGGAGTATCCAAAAATAGAGCAACATCAGGTGCCATTGCCATTAATTGGATACTCAAG GATGGTGCTGGACGCATTGGCAAAATGCTCTTTGCACGACAAGGAAAGAAGTTTGACTATGATCTAAAGCAG CTTCGCTTTGCGGGTGATCTTTTAATGGAGTTAGGTGCTGGGGTAGAATTAGCAACTGCTGCTGTTCCACACCTTTTCTTGCCATTGGCTTGTGCAGCTAACGTGGTGAAG AATGTTGCTGCTGTGACATCAACATCGACACGCACTCCAATCTACAAGGCCTATGCCAAAGGTGAAAATATTGGAGATGTTACTGCTAAAGGAGAATCTGTTGGTAATATGGCTGATCTG TTGGGAACTGGACTCTGCATCTTAATTTCAAAAAGGAACCCATCTTTGGTGGCCTCATTTGCATTCTTGTCATGTGGATATGTTTTTAGTGCATATCAAGAG GTGAAATCCATTGTATTAAATACATTAAACAGAGCAAGATTCACTGTTGCAGTGGATTCCTTCATCAAGACTG GGCATGTTCCATCACTTAAGGAAGGAAATtctaaggaaaatatttttcgtccTCCATGGTCGAAACATACATCAGTTGTTCTAG GCCCAAGATTTTGTGATGCATTCCAGGAGCCAACTTCATTTATTGCCATAGAGCACTTGTTTGAG AAGGAAAGATACATGGTGTCCTACAACCCTTCAAAGGACAAAATATATGCATTACTGAAGGATCAAGCAAAATCAGATGATATATTGAAAGCAGCTTTTCAT GCTCATGTTCTTCTTTATTTCATCCAATTGTCAAACACAAATCAAGCTTTGAAAAAGCTGAGGAATTCTAACCAATCAAAATATGAAGAGCCCATACTTCCTACAAATGCCAACTTCCTTGCTCATATGGTGGAGTCTTGCAAGATTGTTTCATCATCATATGCAATATTCAAGAGGAAAGCAGCGGAACAG GGATGGATAATGTCGGAGTCATTGCTGAACCCTGGCAGAGCTAGGCTATTTAGTGCTGTTCATAGTTAA
- the LOC135678189 gene encoding protein root UVB sensitive 6-like isoform X2 yields MAPIALKKSASSAQGLTRGGAPDARGFVRDAVRATLASPPLGSHPTLPQRQADWVQAEIRFGPPVGGLALDAAPAPRVLCCEEIDGRRWSYVVDDGGHPRRGSAVRAVPLQSPMAPLEELMSFVRSYVVPEGFPDSVTPSYVPYMTWRALKYFFGGAMGVFTTRTLLSSVGVSKNRATSGAIAINWILKDGAGRIGKMLFARQGKKFDYDLKQLRFAGDLLMELGAGVELATAAVPHLFLPLACAANVVKNVAAVTSTSTRTPIYKAYAKGENIGDVTAKGESVGNMADLLGTGLCILISKRNPSLVASFAFLSCGYVFSAYQEVKSIVLNTLNRARFTVAVDSFIKTGHVPSLKEGNSKENIFRPPWSKHTSVVLGPRFCDAFQEPTSFIAIEHLFEGWIMSESLLNPGRARLFSAVHS; encoded by the exons ATGGCTCCGATCGCGTTGAAGAAATCTGCCAGCTCCGCCCAGGGCCTGACCCGTGGGGGCGCCCCGGATGCCCGTGGCTTCGTCCGGGACGCCGTTCGGGCCACCCTCGCCTCGCCCCCGCTCGGATCCCACCCCACTCTGCCGCAGCGGCAGGCGGATTGGGTTCAGGCGGAGATCAGGTTCGGACCGCCCGTGGGCGGGCTCGCCCTCGACGCGGCGCCCGCGCCCAGGGTCCTCTGCTGCGAGGAGATCGACGGGCGGAGGTGGAGCTACGTGGTGGACGATGGTGGTCACCCGCGCAGGGGCTCGGCCGTCCGGGCCGTGCCGTTGCAGAGCCCGATGGCTCCCTTGGAG GAATTGATGTCATTTGTAAGATCTTATGTAGTGCCTGAAGGCTTTCCCGATAGTGTTACCCCTTCATATGTTCCATACATGACTTGGAGAGCTCTGAAG TATTTCTTTGGTGGAGCCATGGGTGTTTTCACGACACGGACACTATTGAGCTCGGTTGGAGTATCCAAAAATAGAGCAACATCAGGTGCCATTGCCATTAATTGGATACTCAAG GATGGTGCTGGACGCATTGGCAAAATGCTCTTTGCACGACAAGGAAAGAAGTTTGACTATGATCTAAAGCAG CTTCGCTTTGCGGGTGATCTTTTAATGGAGTTAGGTGCTGGGGTAGAATTAGCAACTGCTGCTGTTCCACACCTTTTCTTGCCATTGGCTTGTGCAGCTAACGTGGTGAAG AATGTTGCTGCTGTGACATCAACATCGACACGCACTCCAATCTACAAGGCCTATGCCAAAGGTGAAAATATTGGAGATGTTACTGCTAAAGGAGAATCTGTTGGTAATATGGCTGATCTG TTGGGAACTGGACTCTGCATCTTAATTTCAAAAAGGAACCCATCTTTGGTGGCCTCATTTGCATTCTTGTCATGTGGATATGTTTTTAGTGCATATCAAGAG GTGAAATCCATTGTATTAAATACATTAAACAGAGCAAGATTCACTGTTGCAGTGGATTCCTTCATCAAGACTG GGCATGTTCCATCACTTAAGGAAGGAAATtctaaggaaaatatttttcgtccTCCATGGTCGAAACATACATCAGTTGTTCTAG GCCCAAGATTTTGTGATGCATTCCAGGAGCCAACTTCATTTATTGCCATAGAGCACTTGTTTGAG GGATGGATAATGTCGGAGTCATTGCTGAACCCTGGCAGAGCTAGGCTATTTAGTGCTGTTCATAGTTAA